A genome region from Schistocerca americana isolate TAMUIC-IGC-003095 chromosome 1, iqSchAmer2.1, whole genome shotgun sequence includes the following:
- the LOC124610951 gene encoding putative gustatory receptor 2a has translation MGAIRRQLLRSVRPTLRREAELEEAATSGGRRWVAEGGLWRLQRPRLALHRVARLCGQHFGLSLSLSFLNRLLQLVCTSYSSVLLANNWQYLSFGLRALAAAIGVLLVVEASFLLAQCWACSSAQDRAVRVGLVLDKIQSLLGPSVTSRSLQLAVENLRFSAAGFLDLDVRLFVALIGTSVTYVIILVQFRK, from the coding sequence ATGGGCGCCATCCGCAGGCAGCTGCTGAGGAGTGTGCGGCCGACGCTGCGCAGGGAGGCGGAGCTGGAGGAGGCGGCGACCTCCGGAGGGcggcggtgggtggcggagggcggGCTGTGGCGGCTGCAGCGCCCCAGGCTGGCCCTCCACCGCGTCGCCCGCCTCTGCGGTCAACACTTTGGGCTCTCGCTGTCGCTGTCCTTTCTCAACCGCCTGCTCCAGCTCGTCTGCACCAGTTACAGCTCCGTGCTCTTGGCGAACAACTGGCAATACCTCTCGTTCGGATTACGTGCCCTTGCCGCTGCGATCGGTGTTCTGTTGGTGGTTGAAGCCAGCTTCCTGCTAGCTCAGTGCTGGGCGTGCTCGTCTGCTCAGGATAGAGCGGTCAGAGTTGGCCTGGTGCTGGACAAGATTCAGTCCCTGCTGGGACCCAGTGTTACGTCACGTTCTCTCCAATTGGCAGTGGAGAATCTGCGTTTTTCCGCTGCAGGCTTCCTTGACTTAGATGTACGTTTATTTGTTGCTCTTATTGGTACGAGTGTCACATATGTTATAATACTTGTACAGTTTCGCAAATAA